A single Cannabis sativa cultivar Pink pepper isolate KNU-18-1 chromosome 7, ASM2916894v1, whole genome shotgun sequence DNA region contains:
- the LOC115696471 gene encoding uncharacterized protein LOC115696471, which produces MKPSCYSAKPQNCLLTLQKSQIYFRGVSEENKLKILDLVKIEEGCFPLKYLGVNLRPTKWKASDCGVILDKLNKNLNCWANKSCRDFLWRINGNRSKLHRASWKKVCLPKKLGGVRFREGKKWNKALMAKFLRTLANKQGGNFHEKKFYTLQVEETKAEYAGAV; this is translated from the exons ATGAAGCCTTCATGTTATTCTGCAAAGCCACAGAATTGTCTGCTAACACttcaaaagtctcaaatatacTTTAGAGGTGTTAGTGAAGAGAACAAGTTAAAGATTCTTGACTTAGTTAAAATTGAAGAAGGCTGTTTTCCTCTTAAATACTTGGGAGTCAACCTGCGTCCTACCAAATGGAAAGCTTCAGATTGTGGAGTGATTTTGGACAAGCTTAACAAGAATCTCAACTGTTGGGCTA ATAAGAGTTGTCGTGATTTCCTTTGGAGAATTAACGGGAATAGAAGTAAGCTTCACCGAGCCTCTTGGAAAAAGGTTTGCCTTCCCAAAAAGCTTGGTGGAGTTAGGTTCCGAGAAGGTAAAAAGTGGAACAAGGCTCTAATGGCGAAGTTCCTGCGGACCCTTGCTAACAAACAAG GTGgaaattttcatgaaaaaaagTTTTATACCTTGCAGGTGGAGGAGACAAAAGCAGAATATGCAGGTGCTGTTTGA
- the LOC115696905 gene encoding 5'-3' exoribonuclease 3 isoform X3, translating into MAVLSIALQYYVHLRLNNDHGWKNVKVILSDANVPGEGEHKIMSYIRLQRNLPGHDPNTRHCLYGLDADLIMLGLATHEIHFSILREIVFTPGQQDKCFMCGQMGHLAADCEGKAKRKAGEFDEKGDKSIVKKPYQFLNIWTLREYLDYELRIPNPPFEIDLERIVDDFIFICFFVGNDFLPHMPTLEIREGAINLLLAVYKKEFRAMGGYLTDSCKPNLDRVEHFIQAIGSFEDKIFQKRARLHQRQADRIKREKGQLRRGDDAQPQVQPESLVPVSRFHGSRLASGSSPSPYQQSGSGYNSRNRQAMESSGKGNSHAGKVARTSSAASIGAAIVEAENNLEEDEKENKEDLKAKLKEIIRGKSDAFNSENPEEDKVKLGVPGWKERYYEEKFSAKTPEEREEIRKDVVLKYTEGLCWVMQYYYEGVSSWHWFYPYHYAPFASDLKDLSQLSIKFELGSPFKPFNQLLGVFPAASSHALPEQYRKLMTDPNSPIIDFYPTDFEVDMNGKRFSWQGIAKLPFIDESRLLSEVEKIEHTLTAEEVRRNSTMFDMLFVASSHPLSVSIYSLDNRCKQLSNRERAEFKEKIDPEIRAACSEGMNGYLSPCGGEPCPPVFRSPVLGLEDIMDNQVICAIYRLPDPHKHITRPPAGVTFPKKIVSLGDLKPEPVLWHEDTGRRGPDNGRYNNHPGTTSGRQLGEAAHRLVSNSLQVKADYNGYGNHGRSPSYSGNHTRQNSYGTHLRFHDREHSDIHPPEGQYQSSNRSSHHHYNDRRWNSDGHISSGSRHPHNGSQSLYYDRNNRMAPPHGFVGPHNVDPIYPNGPIAQTPPGFVGANPYPGGHNQYQNYQSAGAIGRQQQWPADGGSGWNAPPQAGPYIARGYSQPHQSGNPYSALDRRANKREPPPAHGYRRN; encoded by the exons ATGGCTGTATTGTCAATTGCATTGCAGTACTATGTCCATCTTAGATTAAACAATGACCATGGATGGAAAAATGTTAAG GTTATTCTTTCTGATGCAAATGTCCCGGGCGAGGGAGAACATAAGATAATGTCGTACATTCGTCTTCAAAGAAATCTTCCTGGGCATGATCCAAATACACGTCATTGCCTGTATGGTTTG GATGCTGATCTAATTATGCTGGGTTTGGCTACTCATGAAATCCATTTTTCAATACTGCGAGAG ATTGTTTTCACCCCTGGACAGCAAGACAAATGCTTCATGTGTGGTCAGATGGGTCATTTAGCAGCAGATTGTGAGGGAAAGGCAAAAAGAAAGGCTGGAGAGTTTGATGAAAAAGGTGATAAAAGCATTGTCAAAAAACCATATCAG TTTCTCAATATCTGGACTCTTAGAGAATATTTGGACTATGAGCTGAGAATTCCTAATCCTCCATTTGAGATTGATTTGGAGCGCATTGTGGatgattttatatttatatgtttcttTGTGGGGAATGATTTTTTACCACATATGCCCACACTCGAGATTCGCGAG GGAGCAATCAACCTGCTTTTGGCAGTTTACAAGAAGGAATTTAGGGCAATGGGTGGATATTTGACTGACTCATGTAAG CCTAATTTAGATCGCGTGGAGCATTTCATTCAGGCAATTGGATCTTTTGAAGATAAAATATTCCAGAAACGTGCTCGATTGCATCAG CGGCAAGCAGATAGAATAAAGCGTGAAAAGGGACAACTTAGAAGAGGAGATGATGCACAACCTCAGGTTCAGCCAGAATCTCTTGTTCCAGTTTCTCGGTTTCACGGTTCTCGTCTTGCTTCAGGTTCTTCACCTTCTCCATATCAACAATCAGGATCTGGCTACAATTCTAGGAACAGACAGGCCATGGAATCAAGTGGAAAAGGAAATTCACATGCAGGCAAAGTTGCTCGTACATCTTCTGCTGCTAGTATTGGTGCTGCCATCGTTGAAGCTGAGAACAATCTGGAAGAAGAC gagaaagaaaacaaagaagaCTTAAAAGCAAAGCTGAAGGAGATAATTCGTGGGAAGTCCGATGCTTTTAATTCTGAAAATCCTGAAGAAGATAAG GTTAAATTGGGGGTACCAGGTTGGAAAGAAAGATATTACGAAGAAAAGTTTTCTGCCAAAACTCCCGAGGAACGGGAGGAAATACGGAAAGATGTT GTTTTGAAATACACAGAAGGCCTATGTTGGGTTATGCAGTACTACTATGAAGGGGTTAGTTCTTGGCATTG GTTTTATCCATACCACTACGCACCATTTGCTTCTGATCTTAAGGATCTTAGTCAGCTGAGCATAAAGTTTGAGTTGGGTTCTCCCTTCAAACCATTTAATCAGCTTCTGGGGGTTTTCCCAGCTGCTAG CTCTCATGCTCTTCCAGAGCAGTACAGGAAATTGATGACTGATCCAAACTCACCTATCATTGATTTTTATCCTACTG ATTTTGAAGTGGATATGAATGGGAAGAGATTTTCGTGGCAG GGTATTGCAAAATTGCCTTTCATTGACGAATCACGACTTCTTTCCGAGGTTGAAAAAATTGAACATACATTGACG GCAGAGGAAGTCCGGAGAAACAGTACCATGTTTGACATGCTCTTTGTGGCATCATCTCATCCTCTTTCTGTGTCTATTTACTCTCTCGACAACCGCTGTAAGCAATTGTCAAACAGGGAAAGAGCtgaatttaaagaaaaaattgatCCAGAAATTAG GGCTGCATGCAGTGAAGGGATGAATGGATATCTATCTCCATGCGGTGGAGAACCCTGTCCACCTGTTTTCCGGTCTCCTGTATTGGGCTTGGAAGATATCATGGATAACCAAGTCAT ATGTGCGATATACAGACTTCCCGACCCTCATAAGCATATAACTCGACCACCTGCAGGTGTTACATTTCCAAAGAAG ATTGTTTCATTGGGAGATCTCAAACCTGAACCTGTGTTATGGCATGAAGATACTGGGCGAAGAGGTCCTGATAATGGAAG GTATAATAATCATCCTGGAACCACTTCTGGACGACAACTTGGAGAAGCAGCTCATCGGCTGGTTTCTAATAGCCTACAAGTGAAGGCAGACTACAATGGATATGGCAATCATGGCCGTTCACCATCTTATTCTGGTAACCATACACGACAAAATTCCTATGGGACTCATCTCAGGTTCCATGATCGGGAACATTCAGACATTCACCCTCCTGAAGGTCAATACCAATCATCAAACCGAAGTAGTCATCATCATTACAATGATCGACGCTGGAATAGTGACGGACACATATCGTCAGGTAGTCGCCATCCACACAATGGGTCTCAATCCCTATATTATGATAGAAATAACCGCATGGCTCCTCCGCATGGGTTTGTTGGTCCGCATAACGTTGATCCCATTTACCCAAATGGACCTATCGCACAAACTCCACCTGGGTTTGTTGGTGCCAACCCGTATCCCGGTGGTCACAACCAATATCAAAACTACCAATCAGCTGGAGCAATAGGCCGTCAACAGCAATGGCCGGCTGATGGTGGCAGTGGTTGGAATGCACCACCACAGGCTGGCCCGTACATTGCGAGGGGCTACAGTCAGCCACACCAATCAGGTAATCCATACTCTGCATTGGATCGGAGAGCAAATAAGAGAGAGCCGCCTCCTGCACATGGGTATCGCCGGAATTAG
- the LOC115696905 gene encoding 5'-3' exoribonuclease 3 isoform X2 — translation MGVPAFYRWLAEKFPLVVVDVIEEEPVVIDGISIPVDTSKPNPNGLEFDNLYLDMNGIIHPCFHPEDRPSPTTFDEVFQCMFDYIDRLFVMVRPRKLLFMAIDGVAPRAKMNQQRSRRFRAAKDATDAAAEEERLREEFEREGRKLPPKSESQVFDSNVITPGTEFMAVLSIALQYYVHLRLNNDHGWKNVKVILSDANVPGEGEHKIMSYIRLQRNLPGHDPNTRHCLYGLDADLIMLGLATHEIHFSILREIVFTPGQQDKCFMCGQMGHLAADCEGKAKRKAGEFDEKGDKSIVKKPYQFLNIWTLREYLDYELRIPNPPFEIDLERIVDDFIFICFFVGNDFLPHMPTLEIREGAINLLLAVYKKEFRAMGGYLTDSCKPNLDRVEHFIQAIGSFEDKIFQKRARLHQRQADRIKREKGQLRRGDDAQPQVQPESLVPVSRFHGSRLASGSSPSPYQQSGSGYNSRNRQAMESSGKGNSHAGKVARTSSAASIGAAIVEAENNLEEDEKENKEDLKAKLKEIIRGKSDAFNSENPEEDKVKLGVPGWKERYYEEKFSAKTPEEREEIRKDVVLKYTEGLCWVMQYYYEGVSSWHWFYPYHYAPFASDLKDLSQLSIKFELGSPFKPFNQLLGVFPAASSHALPEQYRKLMTDPNSPIIDFYPTDFEVDMNGKRFSWQGIAKLPFIDESRLLSEVEKIEHTLTAEEVRRNSTMFDMLFVASSHPLSVSIYSLDNRCKQLSNRERAEFKEKIDPEISEGMNGYLSPCGGEPCPPVFRSPVLGLEDIMDNQVICAIYRLPDPHKHITRPPAGVTFPKKIVSLGDLKPEPVLWHEDTGRRGPDNGRYNNHPGTTSGRQLGEAAHRLVSNSLQVKADYNGYGNHGRSPSYSGNHTRQNSYGTHLRFHDREHSDIHPPEGQYQSSNRSSHHHYNDRRWNSDGHISSGSRHPHNGSQSLYYDRNNRMAPPHGFVGPHNVDPIYPNGPIAQTPPGFVGANPYPGGHNQYQNYQSAGAIGRQQQWPADGGSGWNAPPQAGPYIARGYSQPHQSGNPYSALDRRANKREPPPAHGYRRN, via the exons ATGGGAGTTCCAGCTTTTTATCGGTGGTTAGCGGAGAAGTTTCCGCTAGTTGTGGTCGATGTCATTGAAGAAGAACCAGTCGTAATCGATGGGATTTCCATTCCGGTTGACACCAGTAAGCCTAATCCTAATGGCCTTGAATTCGATAATCTGTATCTCGACATGAATGGAATTATTCACCCTTGTTTTCACCCCGAAGATAGG CCTTCCCCAACAACCTTTGATGAGGTCTTTCAATGCATGTTTGACTACATTGACAGGCTTTTTGTAATGGTGCGTCCTCGAAAGCTTCTGTTCATGGCTATTG ATGGTGTTGCCCCGAGGGCAAAAATGAATCAACAAAGAAGCAGACGTTTCAGAGCTGCAAAAGATGCAACCGATGCG GCAGCTGAAGAAGAACGCCTGCGTGAAGAGTTTGAAAGGGAGGGGAGAAAGCTTCCTCCTAAATCAGAATCACAAGTTTTTGATTCTAATGTTATCACTCCTGGAACTGAATTTATGGCTGTATTGTCAATTGCATTGCAGTACTATGTCCATCTTAGATTAAACAATGACCATGGATGGAAAAATGTTAAG GTTATTCTTTCTGATGCAAATGTCCCGGGCGAGGGAGAACATAAGATAATGTCGTACATTCGTCTTCAAAGAAATCTTCCTGGGCATGATCCAAATACACGTCATTGCCTGTATGGTTTG GATGCTGATCTAATTATGCTGGGTTTGGCTACTCATGAAATCCATTTTTCAATACTGCGAGAG ATTGTTTTCACCCCTGGACAGCAAGACAAATGCTTCATGTGTGGTCAGATGGGTCATTTAGCAGCAGATTGTGAGGGAAAGGCAAAAAGAAAGGCTGGAGAGTTTGATGAAAAAGGTGATAAAAGCATTGTCAAAAAACCATATCAG TTTCTCAATATCTGGACTCTTAGAGAATATTTGGACTATGAGCTGAGAATTCCTAATCCTCCATTTGAGATTGATTTGGAGCGCATTGTGGatgattttatatttatatgtttcttTGTGGGGAATGATTTTTTACCACATATGCCCACACTCGAGATTCGCGAG GGAGCAATCAACCTGCTTTTGGCAGTTTACAAGAAGGAATTTAGGGCAATGGGTGGATATTTGACTGACTCATGTAAG CCTAATTTAGATCGCGTGGAGCATTTCATTCAGGCAATTGGATCTTTTGAAGATAAAATATTCCAGAAACGTGCTCGATTGCATCAG CGGCAAGCAGATAGAATAAAGCGTGAAAAGGGACAACTTAGAAGAGGAGATGATGCACAACCTCAGGTTCAGCCAGAATCTCTTGTTCCAGTTTCTCGGTTTCACGGTTCTCGTCTTGCTTCAGGTTCTTCACCTTCTCCATATCAACAATCAGGATCTGGCTACAATTCTAGGAACAGACAGGCCATGGAATCAAGTGGAAAAGGAAATTCACATGCAGGCAAAGTTGCTCGTACATCTTCTGCTGCTAGTATTGGTGCTGCCATCGTTGAAGCTGAGAACAATCTGGAAGAAGAC gagaaagaaaacaaagaagaCTTAAAAGCAAAGCTGAAGGAGATAATTCGTGGGAAGTCCGATGCTTTTAATTCTGAAAATCCTGAAGAAGATAAG GTTAAATTGGGGGTACCAGGTTGGAAAGAAAGATATTACGAAGAAAAGTTTTCTGCCAAAACTCCCGAGGAACGGGAGGAAATACGGAAAGATGTT GTTTTGAAATACACAGAAGGCCTATGTTGGGTTATGCAGTACTACTATGAAGGGGTTAGTTCTTGGCATTG GTTTTATCCATACCACTACGCACCATTTGCTTCTGATCTTAAGGATCTTAGTCAGCTGAGCATAAAGTTTGAGTTGGGTTCTCCCTTCAAACCATTTAATCAGCTTCTGGGGGTTTTCCCAGCTGCTAG CTCTCATGCTCTTCCAGAGCAGTACAGGAAATTGATGACTGATCCAAACTCACCTATCATTGATTTTTATCCTACTG ATTTTGAAGTGGATATGAATGGGAAGAGATTTTCGTGGCAG GGTATTGCAAAATTGCCTTTCATTGACGAATCACGACTTCTTTCCGAGGTTGAAAAAATTGAACATACATTGACG GCAGAGGAAGTCCGGAGAAACAGTACCATGTTTGACATGCTCTTTGTGGCATCATCTCATCCTCTTTCTGTGTCTATTTACTCTCTCGACAACCGCTGTAAGCAATTGTCAAACAGGGAAAGAGCtgaatttaaagaaaaaattgatCCAGAAATTAG TGAAGGGATGAATGGATATCTATCTCCATGCGGTGGAGAACCCTGTCCACCTGTTTTCCGGTCTCCTGTATTGGGCTTGGAAGATATCATGGATAACCAAGTCAT ATGTGCGATATACAGACTTCCCGACCCTCATAAGCATATAACTCGACCACCTGCAGGTGTTACATTTCCAAAGAAG ATTGTTTCATTGGGAGATCTCAAACCTGAACCTGTGTTATGGCATGAAGATACTGGGCGAAGAGGTCCTGATAATGGAAG GTATAATAATCATCCTGGAACCACTTCTGGACGACAACTTGGAGAAGCAGCTCATCGGCTGGTTTCTAATAGCCTACAAGTGAAGGCAGACTACAATGGATATGGCAATCATGGCCGTTCACCATCTTATTCTGGTAACCATACACGACAAAATTCCTATGGGACTCATCTCAGGTTCCATGATCGGGAACATTCAGACATTCACCCTCCTGAAGGTCAATACCAATCATCAAACCGAAGTAGTCATCATCATTACAATGATCGACGCTGGAATAGTGACGGACACATATCGTCAGGTAGTCGCCATCCACACAATGGGTCTCAATCCCTATATTATGATAGAAATAACCGCATGGCTCCTCCGCATGGGTTTGTTGGTCCGCATAACGTTGATCCCATTTACCCAAATGGACCTATCGCACAAACTCCACCTGGGTTTGTTGGTGCCAACCCGTATCCCGGTGGTCACAACCAATATCAAAACTACCAATCAGCTGGAGCAATAGGCCGTCAACAGCAATGGCCGGCTGATGGTGGCAGTGGTTGGAATGCACCACCACAGGCTGGCCCGTACATTGCGAGGGGCTACAGTCAGCCACACCAATCAGGTAATCCATACTCTGCATTGGATCGGAGAGCAAATAAGAGAGAGCCGCCTCCTGCACATGGGTATCGCCGGAATTAG
- the LOC115696905 gene encoding 5'-3' exoribonuclease 3 isoform X1, translated as MGVPAFYRWLAEKFPLVVVDVIEEEPVVIDGISIPVDTSKPNPNGLEFDNLYLDMNGIIHPCFHPEDRPSPTTFDEVFQCMFDYIDRLFVMVRPRKLLFMAIDGVAPRAKMNQQRSRRFRAAKDATDAAAEEERLREEFEREGRKLPPKSESQVFDSNVITPGTEFMAVLSIALQYYVHLRLNNDHGWKNVKVILSDANVPGEGEHKIMSYIRLQRNLPGHDPNTRHCLYGLDADLIMLGLATHEIHFSILREIVFTPGQQDKCFMCGQMGHLAADCEGKAKRKAGEFDEKGDKSIVKKPYQFLNIWTLREYLDYELRIPNPPFEIDLERIVDDFIFICFFVGNDFLPHMPTLEIREGAINLLLAVYKKEFRAMGGYLTDSCKPNLDRVEHFIQAIGSFEDKIFQKRARLHQRQADRIKREKGQLRRGDDAQPQVQPESLVPVSRFHGSRLASGSSPSPYQQSGSGYNSRNRQAMESSGKGNSHAGKVARTSSAASIGAAIVEAENNLEEDEKENKEDLKAKLKEIIRGKSDAFNSENPEEDKVKLGVPGWKERYYEEKFSAKTPEEREEIRKDVVLKYTEGLCWVMQYYYEGVSSWHWFYPYHYAPFASDLKDLSQLSIKFELGSPFKPFNQLLGVFPAASSHALPEQYRKLMTDPNSPIIDFYPTDFEVDMNGKRFSWQGIAKLPFIDESRLLSEVEKIEHTLTAEEVRRNSTMFDMLFVASSHPLSVSIYSLDNRCKQLSNRERAEFKEKIDPEIRAACSEGMNGYLSPCGGEPCPPVFRSPVLGLEDIMDNQVICAIYRLPDPHKHITRPPAGVTFPKKIVSLGDLKPEPVLWHEDTGRRGPDNGRYNNHPGTTSGRQLGEAAHRLVSNSLQVKADYNGYGNHGRSPSYSGNHTRQNSYGTHLRFHDREHSDIHPPEGQYQSSNRSSHHHYNDRRWNSDGHISSGSRHPHNGSQSLYYDRNNRMAPPHGFVGPHNVDPIYPNGPIAQTPPGFVGANPYPGGHNQYQNYQSAGAIGRQQQWPADGGSGWNAPPQAGPYIARGYSQPHQSGNPYSALDRRANKREPPPAHGYRRN; from the exons ATGGGAGTTCCAGCTTTTTATCGGTGGTTAGCGGAGAAGTTTCCGCTAGTTGTGGTCGATGTCATTGAAGAAGAACCAGTCGTAATCGATGGGATTTCCATTCCGGTTGACACCAGTAAGCCTAATCCTAATGGCCTTGAATTCGATAATCTGTATCTCGACATGAATGGAATTATTCACCCTTGTTTTCACCCCGAAGATAGG CCTTCCCCAACAACCTTTGATGAGGTCTTTCAATGCATGTTTGACTACATTGACAGGCTTTTTGTAATGGTGCGTCCTCGAAAGCTTCTGTTCATGGCTATTG ATGGTGTTGCCCCGAGGGCAAAAATGAATCAACAAAGAAGCAGACGTTTCAGAGCTGCAAAAGATGCAACCGATGCG GCAGCTGAAGAAGAACGCCTGCGTGAAGAGTTTGAAAGGGAGGGGAGAAAGCTTCCTCCTAAATCAGAATCACAAGTTTTTGATTCTAATGTTATCACTCCTGGAACTGAATTTATGGCTGTATTGTCAATTGCATTGCAGTACTATGTCCATCTTAGATTAAACAATGACCATGGATGGAAAAATGTTAAG GTTATTCTTTCTGATGCAAATGTCCCGGGCGAGGGAGAACATAAGATAATGTCGTACATTCGTCTTCAAAGAAATCTTCCTGGGCATGATCCAAATACACGTCATTGCCTGTATGGTTTG GATGCTGATCTAATTATGCTGGGTTTGGCTACTCATGAAATCCATTTTTCAATACTGCGAGAG ATTGTTTTCACCCCTGGACAGCAAGACAAATGCTTCATGTGTGGTCAGATGGGTCATTTAGCAGCAGATTGTGAGGGAAAGGCAAAAAGAAAGGCTGGAGAGTTTGATGAAAAAGGTGATAAAAGCATTGTCAAAAAACCATATCAG TTTCTCAATATCTGGACTCTTAGAGAATATTTGGACTATGAGCTGAGAATTCCTAATCCTCCATTTGAGATTGATTTGGAGCGCATTGTGGatgattttatatttatatgtttcttTGTGGGGAATGATTTTTTACCACATATGCCCACACTCGAGATTCGCGAG GGAGCAATCAACCTGCTTTTGGCAGTTTACAAGAAGGAATTTAGGGCAATGGGTGGATATTTGACTGACTCATGTAAG CCTAATTTAGATCGCGTGGAGCATTTCATTCAGGCAATTGGATCTTTTGAAGATAAAATATTCCAGAAACGTGCTCGATTGCATCAG CGGCAAGCAGATAGAATAAAGCGTGAAAAGGGACAACTTAGAAGAGGAGATGATGCACAACCTCAGGTTCAGCCAGAATCTCTTGTTCCAGTTTCTCGGTTTCACGGTTCTCGTCTTGCTTCAGGTTCTTCACCTTCTCCATATCAACAATCAGGATCTGGCTACAATTCTAGGAACAGACAGGCCATGGAATCAAGTGGAAAAGGAAATTCACATGCAGGCAAAGTTGCTCGTACATCTTCTGCTGCTAGTATTGGTGCTGCCATCGTTGAAGCTGAGAACAATCTGGAAGAAGAC gagaaagaaaacaaagaagaCTTAAAAGCAAAGCTGAAGGAGATAATTCGTGGGAAGTCCGATGCTTTTAATTCTGAAAATCCTGAAGAAGATAAG GTTAAATTGGGGGTACCAGGTTGGAAAGAAAGATATTACGAAGAAAAGTTTTCTGCCAAAACTCCCGAGGAACGGGAGGAAATACGGAAAGATGTT GTTTTGAAATACACAGAAGGCCTATGTTGGGTTATGCAGTACTACTATGAAGGGGTTAGTTCTTGGCATTG GTTTTATCCATACCACTACGCACCATTTGCTTCTGATCTTAAGGATCTTAGTCAGCTGAGCATAAAGTTTGAGTTGGGTTCTCCCTTCAAACCATTTAATCAGCTTCTGGGGGTTTTCCCAGCTGCTAG CTCTCATGCTCTTCCAGAGCAGTACAGGAAATTGATGACTGATCCAAACTCACCTATCATTGATTTTTATCCTACTG ATTTTGAAGTGGATATGAATGGGAAGAGATTTTCGTGGCAG GGTATTGCAAAATTGCCTTTCATTGACGAATCACGACTTCTTTCCGAGGTTGAAAAAATTGAACATACATTGACG GCAGAGGAAGTCCGGAGAAACAGTACCATGTTTGACATGCTCTTTGTGGCATCATCTCATCCTCTTTCTGTGTCTATTTACTCTCTCGACAACCGCTGTAAGCAATTGTCAAACAGGGAAAGAGCtgaatttaaagaaaaaattgatCCAGAAATTAG GGCTGCATGCAGTGAAGGGATGAATGGATATCTATCTCCATGCGGTGGAGAACCCTGTCCACCTGTTTTCCGGTCTCCTGTATTGGGCTTGGAAGATATCATGGATAACCAAGTCAT ATGTGCGATATACAGACTTCCCGACCCTCATAAGCATATAACTCGACCACCTGCAGGTGTTACATTTCCAAAGAAG ATTGTTTCATTGGGAGATCTCAAACCTGAACCTGTGTTATGGCATGAAGATACTGGGCGAAGAGGTCCTGATAATGGAAG GTATAATAATCATCCTGGAACCACTTCTGGACGACAACTTGGAGAAGCAGCTCATCGGCTGGTTTCTAATAGCCTACAAGTGAAGGCAGACTACAATGGATATGGCAATCATGGCCGTTCACCATCTTATTCTGGTAACCATACACGACAAAATTCCTATGGGACTCATCTCAGGTTCCATGATCGGGAACATTCAGACATTCACCCTCCTGAAGGTCAATACCAATCATCAAACCGAAGTAGTCATCATCATTACAATGATCGACGCTGGAATAGTGACGGACACATATCGTCAGGTAGTCGCCATCCACACAATGGGTCTCAATCCCTATATTATGATAGAAATAACCGCATGGCTCCTCCGCATGGGTTTGTTGGTCCGCATAACGTTGATCCCATTTACCCAAATGGACCTATCGCACAAACTCCACCTGGGTTTGTTGGTGCCAACCCGTATCCCGGTGGTCACAACCAATATCAAAACTACCAATCAGCTGGAGCAATAGGCCGTCAACAGCAATGGCCGGCTGATGGTGGCAGTGGTTGGAATGCACCACCACAGGCTGGCCCGTACATTGCGAGGGGCTACAGTCAGCCACACCAATCAGGTAATCCATACTCTGCATTGGATCGGAGAGCAAATAAGAGAGAGCCGCCTCCTGCACATGGGTATCGCCGGAATTAG